The Monomorium pharaonis isolate MP-MQ-018 chromosome 5, ASM1337386v2, whole genome shotgun sequence genome segment ATCGTACTGTATAATTACAAATGATATCATGATGCATCTGATGTAATCGACGCGTTTACAAGCATAACAAATGAGGAGTTGACGTGGAGAGAGTGAGGTGAATTATGAGCAAATTTTCGTTTTAATACACCTTTGtcttttcagtttttaaatcCTGAAATGCAGctcatatatgtttaaaacgcGGAAGATACAGGTGGACCAACTCCGAAAAAATGTGTTGCCCATTGTGCAAATCCATCTGCTTGAAAACACATAGATCATAGAAACCTAAGTTGCATGACTTGGTCCACTTGTGTTTTCAATGCATCATTTCCTTATATTTTGCTTGTATTTTTGCTACTTCGAGTGAAAATTCACTTATAcagttaagaaattttatgcaCTAGTATGTGttgattgtaaatttttttattaatcatttgaagCAGGAGAACTTTGtagctttatcaaaattatgacagatttaatataaacaatgcTTTCaagattaacttttaatttaatttttaatcaacgcattttttagaattttaggtaattataaattaattttattggccattaacttgaacttaatttccttaaaaaatatattaagttatCCAgctctattttaaataaatattttcctgTTATCAAAACGTAGTcgccatttttattattatttaaacttattttctatcatgtttatttaaatttctttaaaaaaaactttcttatATACAGCAGCGTTGCTACATTACATTCACGCTGAGGAAGGACCTCGACGAGCTGCAGCCTCCGGTGGACCAACGGGGATGGACGTGAGCGCATTATTCAAGGCCAGCGTGAAGGTGGTGAATCTGCGCAACAAGGACCTCGGCATGCTGACCGAGGGTCAGTCTCCTTCGCGGAGGCAGGTCACCAGGACAGGGCGCAAAAGCACCTTCAACGTAAAGGCGCACACGGTGGTCACGCAGATCTCGAAGCTGCGCGAGTTTCTGCTGGAGAATCGTCGAGCCTATCTCAACTTCTCTAGATATCTGCCTACGGCGCCGCGGATGACCGACGTGGAGCGCGACGAGATCGACCTGGGCGCGCAGCGAATAATGAGCACCTGCTCGCAGCTCATCAAGGAGCTGAAGCGAGAGGTTGCCGCGTCCACCGCGGAGATCAGCCAGCAGAACGTCGAGCATCGCGAGATTATACTAGTGCTAATAGAGGACTACCTCAAGAACGTCTGCAAGATCTATTCGGAGCAGAGGGCAATGCGCGTGAAGAGGACCATGGAGACGCGTAGGATTGCCAAGCTGCAGTCGGATCCCGCGAACAGTCAGCCGTTATCATCGGCGGTTAAAAAATTGACGGAGAGAACCGCCGCGGAGGATCACGAGGCCAGGAACGGCTCGAACGACTTGAGCCCAATGAAGATCCAGGAGATCAACGGCGATGTCAATCAACAGCTAACGTACGAGGAGGAGCCGTCGGCCGAGGACATCCAGATGTTTGAGTCGGAGAACGAGCAGCTCTACAACGAGCTGAACACTATGACGGAGGAGGTGAAGCAGATCGAGAGCAAGGTGGTTCACATCGCCGAGCTTCAAAAAATCTTCACGGAGAAGGTGCTCGACCAAGACAGTGACCTGGACAGGCTAATGACGACAGTGATCGGCTCGACGGAGAACGTGAAGGAGGCGAACAAGCAGATCCGACAGGCGATCCAGCGAAACGCCAGCTCTAGGGTGTggttccttttcttctttctggTGATGTCATTTACGTTATTGTTCCTTAATTGGTATAATGCGTAAGAGTCGATGGATTTATCTGGCAACTTTTAAGATACGAACAGAAAAAAGGCAATAAACAGAATGTACAGTTTACATAAATGATAATACGATCCATATTTCGAATTGTTATTGAATCATTTTGCGGGCGTAACAATTTGCGCCAATTGTTACAGCTATTCCTTGATTTACGTATTTTTGGGCTTATAATCGCCATactaaaaatgattaaaacaaactaataaatgttgtaaatgtttatatttatattaagcacTCGTGAATCAagcgattaaaattaaaaacataaaaattaatgttaattttataaatactaaatatacaaaaattatttcatataggctccatttatatgaaatataaatgctATTTGATTTATGAAGTCTTGAGTTATTCTGTAACTCCGTCACAAGTAAGCCTTACGACGTAGTGTTCGACTAAAGGTTCGGTTTCGGTTTTGGTCCAAACATGATTTTCGGCTACATTTCGGTTTCGGTCGAAGAATGACTGAACCTTCGACTGCCGCCAAAACTATGTTGGGCACATCTCGGAATATTTAGCATATAACATTAGATGAttcaattttgattattaacaaataatgtaaacaaaataattcaaagtTGTATTACTGTCAGTAATCTATTTACCAATATTATTACtgagaaattattacaaaatatttatattctgttAATTATGTCTTGCGCAAATgagaatataaataagaaaagatgaattttgtttaaagaaattaatttcttgtattattttttaagaatttattttatttttcgaagacttatttttatttggcaaGATTTTACGTAactaagttttaattttattaaaaaataattaacgtttTATTACTATGTATAATGTttcgtaatttaattattaattaggtataactaaagtaaaaaaaagatttcggtTTCGGCCGAAATTTGGTGACAGAACCTAATTTCGGTCGGACACTAAAGTAAGGGAATACTTGTAAGAATGAAAAGGGCTCGGAAGAGCAAAcaaagatagagaaagaacAGTTGTCAAAATAtcactatattttatttctggaCATGATTGTACATAATATAGCTATAACATActctttatatacatattataatataaaatttgtatagtatatttacttatatacaTTGCGCGTATAAAAGCATACATCTACTcggtaatttaataaaaatttggagTTTTGCATattgtattaatgttaatcAATCGTGTTGTCGTTCatcaaaagatattttgtctttcataaaaatattctcttagGGTCATTCTACAATAGTCGCAAGTCGCCTTTTGTAACCGCCAATGAACATTGAACTTTACGTATAGAGCTCGATGATCACTGATTGTCATAGAAAGCAACTGACGACTTGCGACTATTGTAGAATGGCCCTTAAGGTTCCTGCTTCCTCTCCTACTGCACGTGATGAATTATGAGAGATCAGAAACTGAGACCCGCGTGAACCTTATCTTTACTACTAAACTAATTTATGATCTAcattgcaaagaaaaaaatcacgttGTTTCTGGCTACTAATATAATTCCACATGATGAGAAGACAGGAACCCCAATATCGATCATAGATTTGATAGTCGATTACAGTAGACAGTGGATGCCCGTTGATAAAAAATCGATGGAaagtaaagattttatttactgATATGACATTCTATCGTTTCTTCGGCCGCGTTTACTGGAATTAATTCTGCGTTTCTGATGAGCGTGATCATGATCAAATCATCGCAAAAGAGAACAATGAATCAATTGGCGATATCGTTTTACACATAATAATGATTCACATTCATGCATATAATGTACAGTATTTGTACACTAtccattttatacaaaatcttataaaaatataaatcgctACGCACTTTTCTCGCGTGAaagaattatgtaaaacaaatatcaagatcattgttttaaattgaaaatttgcaGAACGAGAATATCGCTTACATGTACTAATTGCGCGAAGATGAATCACCACATTAAAATGCGTGATATTAATAATCAGTAATAAATCGAATGTACAAACGTAAAAAGAGAAGGATAAAAAAGGGAAGAATTTTTTGTCTGTAGAAAATGATAGAAACGAGATATGTCATATAATGCTAGCGTATTAAAAACGCTTTAATAGACagtaaaatgatattaaaaaatgatgaaataaaaaatatcaagactcatgattaaaatcatttttccgTCTCATGCAAAGCGCGCGATTGTGGAAGTTAAAAAGATTTGGAAAAACAAAAACGGGGAAGAGTTGgaaagcaaaagaaaaaatatattctagcTACATTCATCGTAGACGACATACTCacgattataaaaacaatgggtttctaattaacaaaaaacccAGCTTtctaataattgtatttgtaaCGCGGATGGTCCTTTGGACAGAGCCTGCCCTCAATTATACATTGAACTACCCACGTGGTCGATAGTACTGGAATTTGTAGCCGAGCCGCGCCCTTCAATGCCCACACCGGGCATTCCCGATTAGACACGACCACTACATTACcattattaaaatctattgttcctggaaaaaatataattttgtaaattcttttctacaaaatacaataattatttgaattatgaaattaattttaaaaatttcttccaCTTTATTGTCGAATACTCTGTATGTTAATAGTTCACAAGTAAATTTGTGTTTGAATAGAATCTGCACGACGCTGAAATGAAATACCTGAGTGCTCCGCGATTAAAACAACCGCGCCCGCGTTCTCGCAGACTTGTCGCCAGAATGTGACATATTGTTCTTCGAATGCTACACTGGGAATTATTACAACGACTTCTGACAGCGATTTTTTCGCACCCATCTGGAACGCTTCAATGTAAGTTTTTTTCAGTAAACTCCAGCCATTGGGAAGAGCATAATCCCGCGCATTCAGAATCTTGTTCTAAAAACGCGCagtcgaataaaatattacgcgTGACGAAAAGTTGATGACTTAATCAAATtgttaagtataataatacacaacattatggtatataaatatatgtaataaaaaaatataatgaatcaGGAATTGTAAAAAGACATatataacaaacaaatatatatatataattttttaattaaatttatttgaacattaaaaagaatgttgaagctataattattacttattacttgtaacaaaattaGTTGCTTTTTTCAGTAAGAgttaactttgtttttttcattctatctacatataatttaactttgttacatttttaaaatctgaCAGCATTAAATTGACCAgtaattattgtttactaACGATAGTTcttttaatactataaaaaagtaataacgcTACCTCTTCGCAACATTTGATGATCCACTTGTGACTGCATATGCGAATGCCGACCGACAAACACAATAAGTACTTCGGCGTGGTGTTTGGGACATTTGCGATGAGTGTCgtgtttttatattcatcCTTCGGTATCTGTGCAAACTCCTTTAGAATGTCAAGATCCATTCCCATTAAGTAGATCTTCCCGCCACCCTCTGTAATCTGCGTGTGCAACCTGTCGCGCACGAAAGGACGATCTACCCACTCATTTTCATTTTCGGTATCTGTCTCGGTGGCGGTCTCCTCCGCGCTCGACTTAGCACTCTTCATGTCCACATGCCTGAAAAGACGCGATATGAGTTAGCGGATACTAAGTAGAAATCGTTTAAAACCCTTAAAGGGAAGCAATGCAggtaaaacttaataaaaagatatagagTTAACGCatacattaataatcaaaaataaatctgttGAATCTACATGGCGATGAAAATGAAATACCTGAGTTCTCCGCGACTGAAACCGCGGAATTACGATAGTCTTGCATTCAAATTATGAAGTGAATACGTAAGTGAGAAAGGAAGATACCTGTCCAGTGTCTCTAAGGATGCGCAAGTAAAAATGAATGACATGCCCTTAAAGATTTGGGAGTTCGGGATCGGGCCGAGGGTCTCAATTATTTGTGGGTCCTCCACCTTCTTCTTCTTGCTGCGTGGCTTGCTCTTGATTTTGCTCAACGGCCCTCCCTTCATGATCTGTTCATACGGCGAGCCGATTATCTCTCTCTGTGTGCCGTTTATAGCGTATTTGTCCTGAACCAACGGCTGAATCGACTCGATGTTCGAATCGCTCGAGATACCCTCCTCGTTCTCCGATCCAACCGTCGCCTTGGTGGAAGAGATGCCGGACACCGAAGGCTCCGACTTACTGGCCTTATATATGCTGGTCGACGCGATGTTCTTGGTAGCGGACTTGGGGGTCGAAAAGAGCGGCGCGCCGAGTCTCTTGGAACGTCGCTTGCCATCGACCATGTTGTCCAGGGTCACCTGGGCGAGCGCCTTCGGAGTGCTCGGCAGAGAGCTCTTGCCTGTGGAATCTTCCACTTCCTCCTTGAGCACCTGCGCTTGATCGGCAGTCAGGGATATGTTTGGCAGTTGCACGCGCAATCGCTCGCCCTCATCGGTCTCTACCGTATAGTACGTGTCACCGCCCGACGTTGTTTGAACGTCGACTATAATACTGGGAAAACTATAATCGTTGGTCTTCGTGGTCGCGTAGACGGACAGGCCCTCCCGCAACGTCTTTGGTATCGGTATCACGAACTCGGGTATGAGCACCTTGCTCTTGCCGTCGTAGAAGTTCACTTTGTACTTGTCCTTCAGCCGATTGCTCACCATGCCTGGATAGTAATTGTTGTCCGACCACTTGGCGAATACGTTGCAGCCGATCAGCACGTCATTTAGCATCGAATTCGAGTGAGATTGCTCGAGATTGCCGTCGCTTTTGTTCAACGTGTCGTCTTGCTCCACCGTCTTGCTCTTCTTCGCTCTCGACGGTGTGTCCGACTCCGATGCGTGCGGCTTGTCCGAGATTTTGTCGCCATCCTCTCGGTTGATTTGCGCATTGATGTTGGCGTTTGACTTTGCCAGTTTGCTCCTCGGCCTCTTTACAGCTTTGCCCTTCTTCGTGCTTTTCGGCGTGGTGGTCACTGGTTCCACCTTCGAAGTCGTCGCAGGTTGTTCCGACGGTGTTGACGAACGCATATTGTTGCTCTTAACGGTCAAGTGATGATGAGGATGAGGATCATCCAGTCGCTCATTGTTCATATTCTCCATGTCGACCACAACTGAAGCTGTAGCAGCGGCAATACCGGTGGTGATACCGCTTAGCTCTGTGTTTGTATAATTTAGAATCGTCTCCGTCAGCAGATGGTGGTTTTTCCACTCGCGCGTCAATTGATCGTACGTATCGTTCAACATCTGCCTATCCGGCAGAGTGTCCTGGGAGGATTTCTTCGCGTGCTTTGCCGGACCCAATGGTATCGAAAAGAAGTGCGAGTTACGGGCTATCTTCGCTTGCAAAGAGGCCGCGCTGGACG includes the following:
- the LOC105834473 gene encoding syntaxin-18, giving the protein MDVSALFKASVKVVNLRNKDLGMLTEGQSPSRRQVTRTGRKSTFNVKAHTVVTQISKLREFLLENRRAYLNFSRYLPTAPRMTDVERDEIDLGAQRIMSTCSQLIKELKREVAASTAEISQQNVEHREIILVLIEDYLKNVCKIYSEQRAMRVKRTMETRRIAKLQSDPANSQPLSSAVKKLTERTAAEDHEARNGSNDLSPMKIQEINGDVNQQLTYEEEPSAEDIQMFESENEQLYNELNTMTEEVKQIESKVVHIAELQKIFTEKVLDQDSDLDRLMTTVIGSTENVKEANKQIRQAIQRNASSRVWFLFFFLVMSFTLLFLNWYNA
- the LOC105834472 gene encoding uncharacterized protein LOC105834472 isoform X1 yields the protein MSNPDEADTCKLDLYPESTQETQETYYEGATNESFKINDETQNTNLNESQDFNLIVSEGDDSMVEQKKKMQNEKESNLQKSVERKDLQTPELSPETPQMADKNVNSNESKDEAVEKKGDVSGELEKKDDHSDEDEDVIQGTPPQNYSPSSRKISGVDVTPFSLKRKIRTADELPLAKMLRTKDATNVEKPSGEESCNSDDSYQELFKNIDKNVVIEETQDLTNPEFTQNSLKIPATEHAADKPETHTEQNDSQRDETAFSEKNDNSKTKLINDSPSVVLRDYSRDDSQLNESTTATVADESLSVSSAKLSDISANDSTIVNINSVNGDSSQPGDDLPVEIKADVASASDVTTDEASGTGTKSVKDIKISDKKNEVEKLKCVESTAERTVDDNNDEDEEIPSSQTKSRTSVELIFEGANNHRAASDGDGKSKPQVVQIDDDGEKILDSSVEMAYDRSKGTRTPKPEVVQIDDSHEKIVLDLLGKSAEIQVTDKSSYESKSSSHDNSYRSMESMKESSLDSKLTGKRLVNGSSDFKKSDADATLSVESDASSVSDEITVANDVKKTDDTKVNFMDNIDFISISDHETSTVEEKSKSDLSAPIKTMQVEREVSVYLKLKCLLHVDENTKEPVSKELTAVHCEPVIIEPRQKGEDSSLDISDKIDSSPGSVNSNPQLYTLNPCRLSILSSISSSSSASSAASLQAKIARNSHFFSIPLGPAKHAKKSSQDTLPDRQMLNDTYDQLTREWKNHHLLTETILNYTNTELSGITTGIAAATASVVVDMENMNNERLDDPHPHHHLTVKSNNMRSSTPSEQPATTSKVEPVTTTPKSTKKGKAVKRPRSKLAKSNANINAQINREDGDKISDKPHASESDTPSRAKKSKTVEQDDTLNKSDGNLEQSHSNSMLNDVLIGCNVFAKWSDNNYYPGMVSNRLKDKYKVNFYDGKSKVLIPEFVIPIPKTLREGLSVYATTKTNDYSFPSIIVDVQTTSGGDTYYTVETDEGERLRVQLPNISLTADQAQVLKEEVEDSTGKSSLPSTPKALAQVTLDNMVDGKRRSKRLGAPLFSTPKSATKNIASTSIYKASKSEPSVSGISSTKATVGSENEEGISSDSNIESIQPLVQDKYAINGTQREIIGSPYEQIMKGGPLSKIKSKPRSKKKKVEDPQIIETLGPIPNSQIFKGMSFIFTCASLETLDRHVDMKSAKSSAEETATETDTENENEWVDRPFVRDRLHTQITEGGGKIYLMGMDLDILKEFAQIPKDEYKNTTLIANVPNTTPKYLLCLSVGIRICSHKWIIKCCEENKILNARDYALPNGWSLLKKTYIEAFQMGAKKSLSEVVVIIPSVAFEEQYVTFWRQVCENAGAVVLIAEHSGTIDFNNGNVVVVSNRECPVWALKGAARLQIPVLSTTWVVQCIIEGRLCPKDHPRYKYNY